A stretch of the Siniperca chuatsi isolate FFG_IHB_CAS linkage group LG24, ASM2008510v1, whole genome shotgun sequence genome encodes the following:
- the LOC122872436 gene encoding sodium/potassium-transporting ATPase subunit alpha-1, protein MGLGRGKDAYKLAATSDSHEKKSKKSKAKKDMDDLKKEVDLDDHKLSFDELHRKYGTDLTRGLSNARAKEILARDGPNALTPPPTTPEWVKFCKQLFGGFSMLLWIGAILCFLAYSIQAAAEDEPANDNLYLGVVLSAVVIITGCFSYYQEAKSSKIMDSFKNLVPQQALVIRDGEKSSINAEEVVVGDLVEVKGGDRIPADLRIISAQGCKVDNSSLTGESEPQTRSPDFSNDNPLETRNIAFFSTNCVEGTAKGVVINTGDHTVMGRIATLASSLDGGKTPIAIEIEHFIHIITGVAVFLGVTFFILSLILGYGWLEAVIFLIGIIVANVPEGLLATVTVCLTLTAKRMAKKNCLVKNLEAVETLGSTSTICSDKTGTLTQNRMTVAHMWFDNQIHEADTTENQSGTSFDRSSATWAALARIAGLCNRAVFLAEQSNVPILKRDVAGDASEAALLKCIELCCGSVGGMRDKYAKISEIPFNSTNKYQLSIHKNVTPGESKHLLVMKGAPERILDRCSTIMIQGKEQPLDDELKDSFQNAYVELGGLGERVLGFCHFNLPDDQFPEGFAFDTEEVNFPTENLCFIGLMSMIDPPRAAVPDAVGKCRSAGIKVIMVTGDHPITAKAIAKGVGIISEGNETVEDIAARLNVPVSEVNPRDAKACVVHGGQLKDMTPEQLDDILKHHTEIVFARTSPQQKLIIVEGCQRQGAIVAVTGDGVNDSPALKKADIGVAMGIAGSDVSKQAADMILLDDNFASIVTGVEEGRLIFDNLKKSIAYTLTSNIPEISPFLLFIIANIPLPLGTVTILCIDLGTDMVPAISLAYEEAESDIMKRQPRNPKTDKLVNERLISMAYGQIGVMQATAGFFTYFVILAENGFLPMDLLGIRMLWEDKYVNDLEDSYGQQWTYERRKIIEFTCHTAFFTSIVIVQWADLIICKTRKNSILQQGMKNRILIFGLFEETALAAFLSYCPGMDVALRMYPLKPCWWFCAFPYSLLIFVYDEARRYILRRNPGGWVELETYY, encoded by the exons ATGGGGCTGGGA AGAGGGAAAGATGCGTACAAACTGGCGGCAACCTCAGATAGCCATgagaagaaaagcaagaaaagtaAAGCTAAGAAGGATATGGATGACCTGAAGAAAGAAGTTGACCTG gATGATCACAAGTTAAGCTTTGATGAACTTCACAGAAAATACGGAACCGACCTAACCAGG GGTCTTTCCAACGCCAGAGCAAAAGAGATCCTGGCCCGAGATGGGCCAAACGCCCTCACGCCTCCTCCCACAACGCCTGAATGGGTCAAGTTCTGTAAACAG CTGTTTGGTGGATTCTCCATGCTGCTGTGGATTGGTGCTATCCTTTGCTTCCTCGCTTACAGTATCCAGGCTGCCGCTGAAGACGAACCAGCCAATGATAAC TTGTACCTGGGTGTTGTCCTTTCCGCTGTCGTCATCATCACTGGTTGCTTCTCCTACTACCAAGAGGCCAAGAGCTCCAAGATCATGGACTCCTTCAAGAACCTGGTCCCACAG CAAGCCCTGGTTATCCGTGACGGTGAGAAGAGCAGCATCAACGCTGAGGAGGTGGTGGTCGGAGATTTGGTGGAGGTTAAAGGTGGAGACAGGATCCCCGCTGATCTGAGAATCATCTCTGCTCAAGGCTGCAAG GTGGACAACTCCTCTCTGACTGGTGAATCCGAGCCCCAGACTCGTTCTCCAGACTTCTCCAACGACAACCCCCTGGAAACCAGAAACATTGCTTTCTTTTCTACCAACTGTGTTGAAG GTACTGCCAAAGGAGTCGTCATCAACACTGGAGACCATACCGTCATGGGTCGTATTGCCACCCTGGCTTCCAGTCTGGATGGCGGCAAAACTCCCATCGCCATCGAGATTGAGCACTTCATCCACATCATCACCGGCGTGGCCGTCTTCCTGGGTGTTaccttcttcatcctctcaCTCATCCTTGGGTACGGGTGGCTGGAGGCCGTCATCTTCCTCATCGGTATCATTGTTGCCAATGTGCCAGAAGGTCTCTTGGCTACTGTGACT GTGTGTCTGACCCTGACTGCTAAGCGTATGGCCAAGAAGAACTGCCTGGTGAAGAACTTGGAAGCTGTCGAGACTTTGGgctccacctccaccatctGCTCCGACAAGACCGGCACCCTGACCCAGAACAGGATGACCGTGGCCCATATGTGGTTTGACAACCAGATCCACGAGGCTGACACCACAGAGAACCAGAGCGGGACCTCCTTCGACAGGAGCTCGGCCACTTGGGCTGCTCTGGCCAGAATCGCCGGACTCTGCAACCGCGCTGTCTTCCTGGCAGAGCAGAGCAACGTTCCCATCCTGAAG AGAGATGTAGCCGGTGACGCCTCAGAAGCTGCCTTGCTGAAGTGCATTGAGCTGTGCTGCGGATCCGTTGGCGGCATGAGAGACAAATATGCCAAGATTTCTGAGATCCCCTTCAACTCAACCAACAAATACCAG CTCTCCATCCACAAGAATGTTACTCCCGGAGAGTCCAAGCACCTGCTGGTGATGAAAGGAGCCCCAGAGAGGATTTTGGACCGCTGCTCCACCATCATGATCCAGGGCAAAGAGCAGCCTCTGGACGACGAATTGAAAGACTCCTTCCAGAACGCCTACGTTGAGCTGGGGGGACTTGGAGAGAGAGTGCTGG GTTTCTGCCATTTCAACTTGCCCGATGACCAGTTCCCAGAGGGCTTTGCTTTTGACACTGAGGAGGTGAACTTCCCCACTGAGAACCTGTGCTTCATTGGCCTCATGTCCATGATCGACCCTCCTCGTGCTGCTGTGCCCGACGCTGTGGGCAAATGCAGGAGCGCTGGAATCAAG GTTATCATGGTCACAGGTGACCATCCCATCACAGCCAAGGCTATTGCTAAGGGGGTGGGTATCATCTCAGAAGGCAATGAGACCGTTGAAGACATTGCTGCCCGCCTGAATGTACCAGTCTCAGAGGTCAACCCCAG GGATGCCAAGGCCTGTGTTGTCCATGGTGGTCAGTTGAAAGATATGACTCCAGAGCAGCTTGACGATATCCTGAAACACCACACTGAAATCGTCTTCGCCAGAACCTCCCCTCAGCAGAAACTTATCATTGTGGAAGGTTGCCAGAGACAG gGAGCCATTGTGGCTGTGACAGGTGATGGTGTGAACGACTCTCCGGCTCTGAAGAAGGCTGACATTGGTGTTGCCATGGGTATTGCTGGATCTGACGTCTCCAAGCAGGCCGCTGACATGATCCTGCTGGATGACAACTTTGCCTCCATTGTTACTGGAGTGGAAGAAG GCCGTCTGATCTTTGACAACTTGAAGAAATCCATTGCCTACACTCTGACCAGTAACATCCCTGAGATCTCACCCTTCCTTCTCTTCATCATCGCCAACATCCCTCTGCCCCTGGGAACCGTCACCATCCTCTGTATTGACCTGGGAACTGACATG GTCCCTGCAATCTCCCTGGCTTATGAAGAAGCTGAGAGCGACATCATGAAGAGACAGCCCAGAAACCCCAAAACAGACAAACTGGTGAATGAAAGGCTCATCAGCATGGCCTACGGACAGATTG GTGTGATGCAGGCCACAGCTGGGTTCTTCACATACTTTGTGATCCTGGCTGAAAATGGTTTCCTCCCCATGGACCTGCTGGGGATCAGAATGCTGTGGGAagacaaatatgtaaatgaCCTGGAAGACAGCTACGGACAGCAGTGG ACATACGAGCGTAGAAAGATCATAGAGTTCACCTGCCACACAGCGTTCTTCACCAGTATTGTGATCGTCCAGTGGGCTGATCTGATCATCTGTAAGACCAGGAAGAACTCCATCCTGCAGCAAGGAATGAA GAATCGTATTCTCATCTTTGGTCTATTTGAGGAGACAGCTCTGGCTGCCTTCCTGTCATATTGCCCTGGCATGGACGTTGCCCTCAGAATGTACCCTCTCAA GCCATGTTGGTGGTTCTGTGCCTTCCCATACTCCCTCCTCATCTTTGTGTATGACGAAGCCAGAAGATATATCCTCAGACGTAACCCAGGCG GTTGGGTGGAGCTGGAGACATACTACTGA